Genomic DNA from Oncorhynchus clarkii lewisi isolate Uvic-CL-2024 chromosome 5, UVic_Ocla_1.0, whole genome shotgun sequence:
ggaaacatctaggagcaacaacggctcagccgtgaagtggtagtccacacaagttcacagaaggGGCCTGAGTGCTGAagagcgtaaaaatcgtctgttctcggttgcaacactcactacctctggaagcaacgtcagcacaagaactgttcgtctggagcttcatgaaatgggtttctatggccgagcagccgcacacaagcctaagatcaccatgcacaatgctaaATGTCGGCTGGAGTGGGGTAAAACTCGCTgccacttttggtcatgtagtgtacatacacacacacagtttatcatCTTTACcctggacacacatgctttgttgaACATGCTCAATGTGATCACAGTAGTGAAGTGTTCTCTAAATTCATTggggctcctctctctgtttgtgcAGGGTTGGGGAGGGCAGAGCGTGCTGGAGTTTAGGAAATGCCCACACAGCCTTGGGGAATCATCAGAAGGCCATTCACTTTGCTGAGAAGCATCTGGAGATATCCAAAGAGGTGTCTATTCACTGCTACTGGTCAACTGTGTACTCCTCCCAATCTAATGCATGTTATCAGTACCTGTTATCTAGTCACACCTCTTTCTGCTGCACATCGGAGGAACTACATGGAAATAACCTGCTCATTATTATCCAATAAGTCACAACTCTGCAAATTCCCTATGGATAAAATAACTGAGGGGAGGGGCGATGACAACAAAACCTCAACTCCCTATATGGGCACATTATTCCCTTGCTATGTTTAAGTTATGTTCTTATGTAGTTAGTTCTCCCTCTTCTCATCCTGTATCTGGTCCAGACTGGAGACAAAAATGGTGAGGCAACAGCCAGGATGAATATTGCAGACCTGAGGTTAGTGCTGGGTCTGGGTCAGAACCCAAGCTCAAGCCTCAACACCAACAACAGCTCTGTTCTGACTGAGAACCACAGGACGCAGGATACCTTACCAGGTAAGTCCCTACAGGCCTACCTACCTGTAACATTATTATAAACTATATTTATTGAGTTTAGTTTAAATAAAaatggtagagcatggcgcttgcaacatcGATCGTGAGTTTGATTCCTACTGTAGATAAAACGGTATGCTAAATgccatttattattatttaaaataaCCATTATTCCATTTATACTCATTATTCTGAACCTTACACATCTGTAGTTCGGAGTCAGTCGGTGCAAGCCTGGCAAAGCGACACGAATGCCTGTTGATCCATATTGGAGAAATACCAACCTCTGATGTTTGTTTCAGGTGTGAAGTCAGAAGGAAGGAGTAACAGTATGGAGGACTTGGAGCATATAGGACTGGGCCCTGAGAAAACTGTAGAAGTGTGTACAAAAATATGTACAGTACACATGCATATTAACACTCACATAGGCTTAGGAGCAGAAATGTCTCTCATCAGTCATGTTACAATTGTATTGatttatgtaaatgtttttattgATTGGTTATATAGCAGCAGTGACATCTCAACTAAACTGCCAAGACACCACCAATCACCCCCTGCCCTCTGTGTTGTTTCATGTACTGTCTGCCATTACCACAGAACTGGGACGAAGATGTATTCAGGCCTTCTAACCCTAAATCCAGCATGGCCAAGGCCTCCTCCAAACTGTTCTTCATCAACCGGTTCAGAGGGAAGAAACACAAGAAACACAGCTCTCCTACCAGAGATGGGGTCCTCCAGGACACCAGCAACAAGCCCACGGCCCGAGAGATGGACACGCATAAGTCAGGAGTCAAGGTAGCTTTAACCTTGGAGATATGTCTTTACATAGAAATAATAGAATTGGTCTGGCTATTATTTTAAATTCTATTCCTATGGCTTCAACAGCCTACTGTGGTTTCAGTACAGTAGATCCATAATGTGGTATATCCAGTCTATTGTTTCATGCTCGCCTTTGTCACAACAAACATCAAAGACTATTACTGTCTTTTCTGGTTGTTTTAATGGGTGTTTTGTTGATCTTTTCTCCTGTAGATCGGATGTTCTGACACTCTGGGTGACGATGGCTTCTTCGACCTCCTCAGTCGTTTCCAGGGCAGCAGAATGGACGACCAAAGGTGCTCCTTATTGGACGGCGAGAGCCGTCTCTCCGATCCCTTCTCTCCCTGTACTACCCCGCCCGTAGCCATGAGGAAATGTGAGTTACCCCGGCCCCCCTCTGCATGCCACACCCACCAatgttgcacttggtgacctAAGTGTCATCCAATGCCTATCCATGCCTGTTCCTTATTCGGGGATAGGAGCTCATGCACTGGTTATTTTACTCCTTGTTAGATTTTTGTGGTTAtgataaataaaacatgtttggGAAACAGGTTGCTTTGGAGAAGTGGATTTCAGGCTAAACTGAAACTACTCCTTCCTTCCACTCATTCTATCctcacctcttccacctcttGTAGCTACTTCCGCATGCGAGGCCAACCCGGAGCCTGGGCATTACCTGGATCTGCGGGACAGCTCACAGGGCAGTCGACTGGACGAGCAGAGAGCCAGCGTGGGCAGCAGCCTCCCCGGTCTACGTCTCAGCACCTCCGATCAGCCCATCAGGCTCCACCCCATGCTCAGTCGCCTGATGACCAGTGCTGACCAGCCTCAGGATGACGACGTCTTCTTTGACATGCTAGTCAAGTGCCAGGTAATCAAGACAGCCTATTTTTGTTGGTTCTCTGACAATGAAGTTAGTATAAGCCTGTATTTGCTTACATAATGAATTAGCACCTATTGTAAAGATGAATGGTAACTTATGTACCAAAGTTATTGAAAAAGACTTGCTGATTTGAGATCACAATCCGGTCTATCCCAATGTGCTTGTGTAGGGTTCAAGACTGAATGACCAGCGGTGTGAAgaaccccctccctccactagagGTCCTACTGTCCCAGCTGAGGACTTCTTTAGCCTTATCCTGCGCTCCCAGGCTAACCGGATGGACGAGCAGCGGGTCCCACCACCACCCCTAAGCTCCGACCCTAACCAGCCCATCTCGGACTGACCAGCTTTTGTCTACTTCTACCTATCCTCAGCTTCTCTCAGCACAGAAACCAGCACACAAATGCATTCCTCTACCAAAGCCCTAACTGAAAATGGATCTACCCCACCACACTACTCTAGAAATCATGGAGTCCTAATGTACAGACTTATTATTCTGGCAGagatttaactttttttttttttgttatgttGACTGGGCTCCTTTCAGCCTCTCTCAGTGTGCAATAAACTGACAATTTAACAGATTTTTCATAGTTAAACTTGTTTTAATTGCATTTTTATTTTGTATCATTTGTAAGCTTATGTTGATAGAGTTAAGAAATGAGTAAAATAAATTGTACAGGTCTGCAATGTTTTCTACTTCCGGTGTATGCCCACCTTGAGGAAATAAAACCTAATTTTAACAAAAAATTATTTGCATTTCCGTGTCCACTCCAATTCAACCCTTGCTCGTGATTAGATGCCAACTGCCCTTTGGGAATCCAACTAAAATGTTGCAATCTACTGGGCTTGGGAAATATACATTTAGGGAATAGCAACTTTTTTGTGCTATTCATTTTATTAATGTTGCCATCCCATGTCTTTGAACAAATCATGTTTTGATATTTACAGTACATTCAAATAATCAACATTCATCAGTGCATATCATTGTGGTCATCAACTTTAGTACATTAACAGGCATCTTACACAGTAACAGGTCTAACCTCAACCCCAGGCTCAATTGCTACTGCATCAAGTTAACTGGTGAATAAGAGGACAATGTTTTGCTGGGCTAAACTGTACAGTAAAGTGCTGGTCATGGTTGTGTGTAAGGTTTCTTACTAACCTCAGACCGATAAAAGGTCCACTATGGCTCAGAGTCTATTGATTCAGAGCTCAGCCTTTCTCGTGAGTCCTTGCATCTGGggggaaaacaaaacaataacaggTTAGTTGAAAGTTACATTTGTTAATCTTTGGACTGAAAGAATATGTCACTTCACACAACCTGTGTTCAATCATTGGTTTCTTTAAGGGTGATGTCAATTATATTTCAAGTAAACTGATTTGGAATTCCGGAAGTTTACTTCCGGAATTTAAATGTAATTGACCCCCAACCCTGGTTCTGCTGTGGTCCAGAATTCAAGACTCAGAACATAATATTTTAGAGGTAACCTCtgagcctgttaccaacccttagtaaactttagTAAAAAAATtggaccagatacaatgctattttacagtaaaaaaaCAGACTTTCAACAAGCaaagcacttacacaaatgattggctgagagaaattcattaaaatgattgtgggggccgttttgttagatttcagtgcggcttttgacattgtCGACCAttgtctgctgctgaaaaaaggtatggctttacaccccttgctatattgtggataaagagttacctgtctaacagaaaaCAGAGGGtgtaatggaagcctctccaacataatccaggtagaataaggaattccccagggcagctgtctagacCCATTATTGTTTTAATTCTTTAAAGCTAGTAAAGCTAGTGTgcctatgtatgcggatgactcaacaatatacacatcagcaacacttaaagagctgcagttagtttcagaatgggtggcaaggaataagttagtcctaaatatttcaaaaactaaaagcattgtatttgggacaaatcattaattaaaccctaaacctcaactaaatcttgtaatgaataattgttggaattgagcaagttgaggtgactaaactgtttGGAGTAacactggattgtaaactgtcatggtcaaaatatattgatacaactcccgagtggtgcagcggtctaaggcactgcatctcagtgcaagaggcatcactacagtcgctggttcgaatccagtcaatcacatccagccgtgattgggagtcccatagggtggcacacaattggcccagcgtcatctgtgTTTGGCCGGGGTGCCTAccccatcattgtaaataagaatttattcttaactgacttaatttattcttaactgacttgcctagttaaaataaaacagctaaaatggggagaataAAGCACTGTTCTGCCTTAACAagttctacaggccctagttatgTTTAAATTATTAATTTCTTTGCCCTTTTtcaccccaatttcgtggtatccaattgtttttagtagctacaactcccgtacgggctcgggagagacgaaggttgaaggtcatgcgtcctccgataccaagccgcactgcttcttaacatagcgcgcaccaatgtgtcggaggaaacaccgtgcacctggaaACCTTGGttggcgcgcactgcgcccggcccgcaaggatatccctactggccatgccctccctaatccggacgacgctaggccaattgtgcgtcaccccacggacctcccggtcgcggccggttacgacagagcctgggcgcgaacccagagtctctggtggcacaggcgccacccgggaggccttaaccactgcgccacccgggaggcctggcCCTAGTTATGTTACTGGTCAGTCGTGTGGttaggtgccacaaagagggacttacaattggctcagaacagggcagcatggctctGTACACGGGGAGCTAACAACGATATGCAtatcaatctctcatggctcaaagtggcgagatcgacttcatcactacttgtttttgtaagaagtgttgtcaagctgaatgcaccgagctgtcggTTTCAACTAATAGCACAcctaagtccagaacagactatgggaggcgcacagtactacatagagccatgactacatggaactctattccacatcaggtaactgatgcaatcagtagataaaaaaaaaaatagatacaAATATACCtcatggaacagcagggactgtgaagagacaaacaaaggtacacacacgcatacaagcgctagcacacgcactctactcacgtacattgtaatattgttgtatggtagTATTATACATTCTGTATATTAGATATGTAGTTGTGTAATAATGTTATTTCATGTAgtgttttacagtgccttgcgaaagtattcggcccccttgaactttgcgaccttttgccacatttcaggcttcaaacaaaaatatataaaactgtatttttttgtgaagaatcaacaacaagtgggacacaatcatgaagtggaacgacatttattggatatttcaaacttttttaacaaatcaaaaacggaaaaattgggcgtgcaaaattattcagcccctttactttcagtgcagcaaactctctccagaagttcagtgaggatctctgaatgatccaatgttgacctaaatgactaatgatgataaatacaatccacctgtgtgtaatcaagtctccgtataaatgcacctgcactgtgatagtttcagaggtccgttaaaagcgcagagagcatcatgaagaacaaggaacacaccaggcaggtccgagatactgttgtgaagaagtttaaagccggatttggatacaaaaagatttcccaagctttaaacatcccaaggagcactgtgcaagcgataatattgaaatggaaggagtatcagaccactgcaaatctaccaagacctggccgtccctcaactttcagctcatacaaggagaagactgatcagagatgcagccaagaggcccatgatcactctggatgaactgcagagatctacagctgagatgggagactctgtccataggacaacaatcagtcgtatattgcacaaatctggcctttatggaagagtggcaagaagaaagccatttcttaaaaatatccataaaaagtgttgtttaaagtttgccacaagccacctgggagacacaccaaacatgtggaagaaggtgctctggtcagatgaaaccaaaattgaactttttggcaacaatgcaaaacgttatgtttggcgtaaaagcaacacagctcatcaccctgaacacatcatccccactgtcaaacatggtggtggcagcatcatggtttgggcctgcttttcttcagcagggacagggaagatggttaaaattgatgggaagatggatggagccaaatacaggaccattctggaagaaaacctgatggagtctgcaaaagacctgagactgggacggagatttgtcttccaacaagacaatgatccaaaacataaagcaaaatctacaatggaatggttcaaaaataaacatatccaggtgttagaatggccaagtcaaagtccagacctgaatccaatcgagaatctgtggaaagaactgaaaactgctgttcacaaatgctctccatccaacctcactgagctcgagctgttttgcaaggaggaatggggaaaaatgtcagtctctcgatgtgcaaaactgatagagacataccccaagcgacttacagctgtaatcgcagcaaaaggtggcgctacaaagtattaacttaagggggctgaataattttgcacgcccaatttttcagtttttgatttgttaaaaaagtttgaaatatccaataaatgtcgttccacttcatgattgtgtcccacttgttgttgattcttcacaaaaaaatacagttttatatctttatgtttgaagcctgaaatgtggcaaaaggtcgcaaagttcaagggggccgaatactttcgcaaggcactgtaaatgtaatgtaagtgccttaatgtgctTGGACCCTAGgacgagtagctgctgccttggtagcaACTAATGAGGATCCCCAATAATTACAAAATGTCACTAAGTTTGTCCTCACCTGGGGAAGCAGCAGGTGAAGGAGCCAGACTCCCCCTCTAGCCGGTAGCGTCCTGAGGTGGGCAGATCTTTACACTCAGACATGAAACAATGCAGCTCCGACACTGGGCTCCCttcctgctgctgttgctgcaagACAAACGATAGGATTGTTCTGGTGAGGAAATGTTTTTACTAGGAATAGTGTTGTAACCAAAAGCAAGTGAAATGTTATAATAACAGAAGTGCATATTCGACCATCAGATCTAAATATTAGGCATGGAAATCTGTTAAGGTAAGGGTTTAGTTTAGACATATGGTTAGCAAATCACTATCCAGAACTATTCAATATCTGCCGGCTGTACACTGCCTATAATGAATCTTAACCTTGATGGTGTCATAGGTATCAGTGATAAGGGTGATGAAGAGGCTGAGTATCATGTAGATGAAGAGCGAGACGAAGGTGTAGAGGTAGACTCTGCTGAACAGCCACACCAGGTAACTCTTCTGCTTCATGTACTTGAAGGTGGGATACATGTCATCTCCGTTGATCAGCGAGAACAGGCACTCTGATACTGTGTTCAGGGTCCGGAActaacagaacaaaacagacaaAGTTATggtaaaaacacatttaaaaaaacaaagaaaTCCAGTTAAAGCCTCCTTTTGCTGTTAAAAACCCCTGGCACTTGTGTGGTTGAGTGATAACACTCCCAACAGGTTGTGGGTCCAATCCTCGTTTGATCTCCTACCTTCTCATGGTAGGGCCCGAGCACGATCCAGCCACAGAAACAGTACCCCAGGTAAATGATTCCGGCACAACCGATGAACCGAACCACATTTGGGAAAGCTGCTCTCAGGGTCAGGATGAGAATCTAGGAATAACCAATCACAATCCACAGATCAACGGAATTCCTATGGAACTCACCCAGTATTccacttaaaaaaaacatataataTGTCTTGTGTGAAGCATCAAGGTGTTGAATTCAACACGAGTGTCCTACATTGTACTTCTTGAAGTATCCCATGTAGCGTATGACTCCGATCCAAACAAGCATTGTGCCTGTTCCGAGAAAGATGCTGCAGACATCATAACTGGTGAGAATCTAAGAGAAAAGCATACAAATTAGACTAATAATATTTGTGTAATGTGTGAAGGCTAATGCAAAtaaaatgtcacacacacacctttgtctGGATTTCTATTTTAAGAATGGAACCGATGATGGTGAGTGTATCACTGGCGATGATGAGAATATACCAGCCGTTCAGAAACTCCAGCCTATCGGACCATGGAACCTTCTTCCCCTGACGGACTAGGCAGAAGTCTGTGTACTCCTGGAAAAATGAGGCGGATACAGACAGCTTTACAGAAACAAGCCATAACACACAAAaaccactcacctcactcaccatTCACTGTTGACAATACTGCCCTGCAAAAGTGCAGTGCCTACGTAATTAGACAGACAGCAATTTCTGGTACTTCATGACATATTCTGATCGACTGGCTTGTTCTTGTGTCAGGAAACTAAATACCACATTAATCAGATAGTATACCTGGCCATAACAACagattaaagttttttttaaccAAATTCATAGTTACTGCACTTTGCCTTTGTAGGGCAGAATAGTAGACTTACAAACTGTAGCCGTATCCCGTTGAGCACAGAGCGTGTGCAGAGGGCCAGAGAGGTGATGCAGGTTACAATGATGAGACAGTCAAACAGCAGTGGGTAATAGATGTTCTTGGGAGCTGGGGAGAGAAAACTAAACTAGAACCTTGATTTATAAAACACACCATTTCAAATACAGATAGCTCTAAAATGAAAAAGGAAAAGCTAATGATTATACACTGAACATACAGGCCCCGGTTACTTTCCAGTCTCTACATTCATTTATGTCAACGTCATTGTCCAGGTCGACCTTCATTCTGCCACTG
This window encodes:
- the LOC139409454 gene encoding G-protein-signaling modulator 2-like isoform X5, which translates into the protein METSCLELALEGERQCKVGNYRAGVSFFESAIQVGTEDLQILSAIYSQLGNAYFHLQEYSKALEYHRHDLNLTRTIGDELGEAKASGNLGNTLKVLGRFDEAVVCCQRHYDITRGMYDKVGQARALYNFGNVYHAKGKSICWTGAEPGEIPEEAKVALNKATEYYEFNLSIVKDLRDRAAQGRTYGNLGNTHYLLGNFQRAVVAHGQRLLIAKEFGDRAAERRAYYNLGNAYIFLDQFEVAAEHYKKTLQLAMVLKDKAVEAQACYSLGNTYTLQQDYQRAIDYHLKHLIIAQELKDRVGEGRACWSLGNAHTALGNHQKAIHFAEKHLEISKETGDKNGEATARMNIADLRLVLGLGQNPSSSLNTNNSSVLTENHRTQDTLPGVKSEGRSNSMEDLEHIGLGPEKTVENWDEDVFRPSNPKSSMAKASSKLFFINRFRGKKHKKHSSPTRDGVLQDTSNKPTAREMDTHKSGVKIGCSDTLGDDGFFDLLSRFQGSRMDDQRCSLLDGESRLSDPFSPCTTPPVAMRKSTSACEANPEPGHYLDLRDSSQGSRLDEQRASVGSSLPGLRLSTSDQPIRLHPMLSRLMTSADQPQDDDVFFDMLVKCQGSRLNDQRCEEPPPSTRGPTVPAEDFFSLILRSQANRMDEQRVPPPPLSSDPNQPISD
- the LOC139409454 gene encoding G-protein-signaling modulator 2-like isoform X2, with protein sequence MGVLWSRTALVERSLVLYTNMTRMETSCLELALEGERQCKVGNYRAGVSFFESAIQVGTEDLQILSAIYSQLGNAYFHLQEYSKALEYHRHDLNLTRTIGDELGEAKASGNLGNTLKVLGRFDEAVVCCQRHYDITRGMYDKVGQARALYNFGNVYHAKGKSICWTGAEPGEIPEEAKVALNKATEYYEFNLSIVKDLRDRAAQGRTYGNLGNTHYLLGNFQRAVVAHGQRLLIAKEFGDRAAERRAYYNLGNAYIFLDQFEVAAEHYKKTLQLAMVLKDKAVEAQACYSLGNTYTLQQDYQRAIDYHLKHLIIAQELKDRVGEGRACWSLGNAHTALGNHQKAIHFAEKHLEISKETGDKNGEATARMNIADLRLVLGLGQNPSSSLNTNNSSVLTENHRTQDTLPGVKSEGRSNSMEDLEHIGLGPEKTVENWDEDVFRPSNPKSSMAKASSKLFFINRFRGKKHKKHSSPTRDGVLQDTSNKPTAREMDTHKSGVKIGCSDTLGDDGFFDLLSRFQGSRMDDQRCSLLDGESRLSDPFSPCTTPPVAMRKSTSACEANPEPGHYLDLRDSSQGSRLDEQRASVGSSLPGLRLSTSDQPIRLHPMLSRLMTSADQPQDDDVFFDMLVKCQGSRLNDQRCEEPPPSTRGPTVPAEDFFSLILRSQANRMDEQRVPPPPLSSDPNQPISD
- the LOC139409454 gene encoding G-protein-signaling modulator 2-like isoform X4, encoding MMVFIHTRMETSCLELALEGERQCKVGNYRAGVSFFESAIQVGTEDLQILSAIYSQLGNAYFHLQEYSKALEYHRHDLNLTRTIGDELGEAKASGNLGNTLKVLGRFDEAVVCCQRHYDITRGMYDKVGQARALYNFGNVYHAKGKSICWTGAEPGEIPEEAKVALNKATEYYEFNLSIVKDLRDRAAQGRTYGNLGNTHYLLGNFQRAVVAHGQRLLIAKEFGDRAAERRAYYNLGNAYIFLDQFEVAAEHYKKTLQLAMVLKDKAVEAQACYSLGNTYTLQQDYQRAIDYHLKHLIIAQELKDRVGEGRACWSLGNAHTALGNHQKAIHFAEKHLEISKETGDKNGEATARMNIADLRLVLGLGQNPSSSLNTNNSSVLTENHRTQDTLPGVKSEGRSNSMEDLEHIGLGPEKTVENWDEDVFRPSNPKSSMAKASSKLFFINRFRGKKHKKHSSPTRDGVLQDTSNKPTAREMDTHKSGVKIGCSDTLGDDGFFDLLSRFQGSRMDDQRCSLLDGESRLSDPFSPCTTPPVAMRKSTSACEANPEPGHYLDLRDSSQGSRLDEQRASVGSSLPGLRLSTSDQPIRLHPMLSRLMTSADQPQDDDVFFDMLVKCQGSRLNDQRCEEPPPSTRGPTVPAEDFFSLILRSQANRMDEQRVPPPPLSSDPNQPISD
- the LOC139409454 gene encoding G-protein-signaling modulator 2-like isoform X3; this translates as MDTSVSLLSAQDKQQALHDRHRMETSCLELALEGERQCKVGNYRAGVSFFESAIQVGTEDLQILSAIYSQLGNAYFHLQEYSKALEYHRHDLNLTRTIGDELGEAKASGNLGNTLKVLGRFDEAVVCCQRHYDITRGMYDKVGQARALYNFGNVYHAKGKSICWTGAEPGEIPEEAKVALNKATEYYEFNLSIVKDLRDRAAQGRTYGNLGNTHYLLGNFQRAVVAHGQRLLIAKEFGDRAAERRAYYNLGNAYIFLDQFEVAAEHYKKTLQLAMVLKDKAVEAQACYSLGNTYTLQQDYQRAIDYHLKHLIIAQELKDRVGEGRACWSLGNAHTALGNHQKAIHFAEKHLEISKETGDKNGEATARMNIADLRLVLGLGQNPSSSLNTNNSSVLTENHRTQDTLPGVKSEGRSNSMEDLEHIGLGPEKTVENWDEDVFRPSNPKSSMAKASSKLFFINRFRGKKHKKHSSPTRDGVLQDTSNKPTAREMDTHKSGVKIGCSDTLGDDGFFDLLSRFQGSRMDDQRCSLLDGESRLSDPFSPCTTPPVAMRKSTSACEANPEPGHYLDLRDSSQGSRLDEQRASVGSSLPGLRLSTSDQPIRLHPMLSRLMTSADQPQDDDVFFDMLVKCQGSRLNDQRCEEPPPSTRGPTVPAEDFFSLILRSQANRMDEQRVPPPPLSSDPNQPISD
- the LOC139409454 gene encoding G-protein-signaling modulator 2-like isoform X1, whose product is MCQHAKRQQLSCLTLKEQVSIIASDRVIEKLEMSILSKVREWVRMKRGSRMETSCLELALEGERQCKVGNYRAGVSFFESAIQVGTEDLQILSAIYSQLGNAYFHLQEYSKALEYHRHDLNLTRTIGDELGEAKASGNLGNTLKVLGRFDEAVVCCQRHYDITRGMYDKVGQARALYNFGNVYHAKGKSICWTGAEPGEIPEEAKVALNKATEYYEFNLSIVKDLRDRAAQGRTYGNLGNTHYLLGNFQRAVVAHGQRLLIAKEFGDRAAERRAYYNLGNAYIFLDQFEVAAEHYKKTLQLAMVLKDKAVEAQACYSLGNTYTLQQDYQRAIDYHLKHLIIAQELKDRVGEGRACWSLGNAHTALGNHQKAIHFAEKHLEISKETGDKNGEATARMNIADLRLVLGLGQNPSSSLNTNNSSVLTENHRTQDTLPGVKSEGRSNSMEDLEHIGLGPEKTVENWDEDVFRPSNPKSSMAKASSKLFFINRFRGKKHKKHSSPTRDGVLQDTSNKPTAREMDTHKSGVKIGCSDTLGDDGFFDLLSRFQGSRMDDQRCSLLDGESRLSDPFSPCTTPPVAMRKSTSACEANPEPGHYLDLRDSSQGSRLDEQRASVGSSLPGLRLSTSDQPIRLHPMLSRLMTSADQPQDDDVFFDMLVKCQGSRLNDQRCEEPPPSTRGPTVPAEDFFSLILRSQANRMDEQRVPPPPLSSDPNQPISD
- the LOC139409457 gene encoding mucolipin-3-like, which translates into the protein MVESDHVSECEMRFVIQHCSGQSSEMEHSGGLYSSVYEPNGHAAWADNQQHQDKETADNLRRKIKYFFMNPCEKYKARGRKPWKLMLQIIKIAIITIQLVSFGLSNQMVVTFKEENLMTFKHLFLKDYVDGRGDSYAVYRQDEVYEHISYIVDKYSRLRNITVGNHAYEKKGDTYSPLSLCQEFYRNGSISPANETFDIDAQIETECLEIVPAFPMGSTTEDDLLNFVVHFKRLLNVKIKFTLKAINLQTVRNRELPNCYDFDVTITFNNQAHSGRMKVDLDNDVDINECRDWKVTGASPKNIYYPLLFDCLIIVTCITSLALCTRSVLNGIRLQFEYTDFCLVRQGKKVPWSDRLEFLNGWYILIIASDTLTIIGSILKIEIQTKILTSYDVCSIFLGTGTMLVWIGVIRYMGYFKKYNILILTLRAAFPNVVRFIGCAGIIYLGYCFCGWIVLGPYHEKFRTLNTVSECLFSLINGDDMYPTFKYMKQKSYLVWLFSRVYLYTFVSLFIYMILSLFITLITDTYDTIKQQQQEGSPVSELHCFMSECKDLPTSGRYRLEGESGSFTCCFPRCKDSRERLSSESIDSEP